The nucleotide sequence CAAGTATAAATTAGCTATTTATTGCAAATTTTAACAGTGGCGAACCTCTTCGTTTCAATGCCTCTAAATATTTAGACTCATCGTATGGTGTATTAGTTTTCCAGCACCTAAATACTATCCTAATCCACTTGAAAGCGAGCGACCTTATAATACTGTTATGTGGTTTTCCTTTGCTTTTTTGTTGCTCATAATAAGCCTTTGCCCAAAATGAATAACGTATCGAAAACCCCGCCCATTCAACGAAGGTTTGCCTTAAAAAAGTTGGGCAACTGTATCGCCAATGAGTCCACATCTTCTTACCACTACGTTCAATAACCGGCGCAATACCTGCGTATTTTTGCAACTCAGAGGCATCATTGTAACGGTCTCTTTTGCTGCCAAAGGCGACTAATAATCGTGGTGAGAATTGCTGTCCTGCACCAGGAAGGCTATCAAAAATAACGTTGTCATCTTGCGCTTTGTAAGCCTTTTTTATTACTTTATTTAGCGATTGAATTCCCTTTAGCAATACTTTGAATTGCGCAATAAGCACACCAACTAAAAGTTGATTTGGCTCTATCACTCCGGTGTCTTCGGTTAATTCCATAGCACTCTTAATACCCAAAATACGCGCCTCATTAACGTGTGCGTAGTGTGAATTGTGGCTATTAAAAAAGTCTAATAGTGTTTGTTTCTTTGCTCTTTTGGCGTGAGCAAGTGATGGCCATTTACTGATGAAATCACAGAAGATAAAGGTATCTTTTTCTTTAAACCATTCAAGTGCTTGCGGGTAGTAATTCTTGAGTGAAGCCGTTATTTTATTGGATAAATCTACACTGTCTTGCACTAAGTTTCGTCGATATTCAACCAACTGAGTTAGGGAGCGCATAGCGGCTGATTCAGGTTCAATGACGCTGAGTTTGTCCATATGTAGGGTGAGTATTTCTACTTGTATCAGCGCATCAGACGGGTCATCTTTCGCGCCACTTGGCGTAAACGCTTTACGGTATTTAGCAACGGTTGAAGGATTGATGGTAAATAAAGTGAGGTGACTGTATTTGGCGAGCGCATAAATAAGAGGCCCTTTTTTGAGTTCGCAAACTACAGCTATTTGTTGGTTTGGGTATCGTTTTTTAAGGTTCATTGCCCATTCGTGTAGTGCTTCGGCTTTACTCTTAATAATTGAGTAGTGGTACTTTTCTGAATCAACCGGATGCTCACAGATGTCATGTTTTTTATCTGCCCAATCAATGCCGATTAAGGCAGCGAAATCATTAACGTTATATGCTTTCATTTTGCAGCTCCTGAGCGTAAAGTTAGAAGTGGAATGTGCTTAAATCTCGTTTCTCGCAGGTCTTATAGATAGTCGTGGTCGGCAATCCCTGAGTATGCGTTTTGAAATGAGTTGCTCTGTTGGCTCGAACGTCTTGTTAGAAACATTGAATGTTTGCCGTTCAATATTCGTAACCAACAGAAGCATGTTCCACTTAATATAAGAGTAAGTTACTTTATTGAATTAAGTGGCTTGGTCGAACTATAAGGCGTTCAAACGGACAAAAAACAGTTGGCTGTTTCACTCCGTTCACAATTTTAGCCAACAATTTTTGCCGCTTAACGTGGCGTTGGTATGACTCCCCACGTCAAGTTAAACCGTAAAATATCCTGCTTTTTTTCGAGCCATAATTTTTTCTCTTTTCAAGTTGAGTGAGTTAACACATAGAATGAAGCAAGTAATTTCGTCGGTTATCATGCTGATATTCGTGGATTATTAACTTATTGGTTAACAGTGCCTACCTTACTTGTTCCGTCGTGACACCTAATTTCAGTCTATGCTCGTGGTTCAATAGCCGCTAGGCTATTGCCATCCTAACGCCCTCGGTGGTTGTGCCACACCCGATGCTTGACTCCATGCGCTAACTCAAAACTTTTTCTCATTTAATCTTTGCTCTTTTTCATGTTGTTGATTTTTTACCACTCACTTTTTGATTATGCGGGTACCCTTGAAATACGTGTACTTGGGTCAACAGGCACTAATATTACTTCTCGTGATATCGCCCAGATATAAGCGAGCATTTCACGGGCAATGGCAGCGACAACAATATTACGATGCTTACCGCGTTGCATGAGGCGCTTGTATCGTCGGCAAAGCCTTAATTGGGCTTTCCAAGCAATATCAATAACGACCTTAGGCAGTGTTTCTTGCCGCTTTTGTAGCTCGGTTGACACGTTTGCGTTGTGCTTATAGGTTTGAGCCCCTTCAATGAGTAACCGCCGTGCTCGGCCATTACCACATTTAGTGATTGCACCTTGTTTTCGGTTGTCGCCACTTGAGTTTTCTTTGGGCACTAATCCTAAATAAGCCATGAGTTTTCTCGGGTGGTCAAAGCGTCTTAAATCACCTAACTCAGCAATAGTGCCTACAGCGACTAAAAAACGAATACCTCGCATCGCTTGCAATGCTTGAACAACTGGATAATAGCGCCATAGTTTTGCTTGATGTGCTAATTCATTAACTAATCGTTCAACGCGCTTAATACGTTCGGTAATGGTTTGTATCATCTCTTGCAGTACAATTTGTTGGCTTGGATGCGGCAAAACTAACTCAGTTAGCCAACGTAAATGTTGATTTGACCAGTTATCTTTTACCTTGGTGCTAATGTTATTACGTAAAAACAGACCTTTAAGTTGGTATTTAGCATCCTTTAAATCTTTCATGGCAGTTTCGCGTGCTCGGGACAAGTCACGAATAGCTTCATCTTCAGGCTCAGGGACATAAATAGGCGTTAAGTCTTCAGATTTAAGCAACTTAGCCAGTTTCATCGCATCACGTTTATCTGTTTTTACTTTATCCCCTGGCTTTTTAGGGATAAGCGAAGGCGCAACGACATAGCAGCAATGACCTAAGCTCGTCAGTAGTCGATAAATCCAATAGCCACAGGGGCCTGCTTCATAAACAAAATGCAATGTCGCATTGGGATATTTAGATTGATATTGGCTAGCAAGTTTAGTGATTGCGGCTTTAGTTGTTTTAATTTTTCCTTGATGAACCGTTTTTGCGCCACGTTGGTCTTCAATATGTGCAACTTCAGTCGATACTTTATGGGTATCTAATCCAATAAAAACTATGTTATGTTTACTCATGCTAGCCTCCAGTTTTAGTTGTTTAACACACTAATTATGGCTCTGGTTTTACTAACCCACGAATTTGGAGGCTAGCACCTCGTGGGGAGTCATTATGTCTATGTGTTTTAATCATGCCGTCGTACATATCAATAGTTGATTATCATTTTGATAGTAACTATACTTGCTACATATGTGCGGTATTCGCACACTTTTCATCAAGGTGCTAATTATGTATCAAGAACATGATAGAGATGGTCTTTAAATTAATTGTTGAATTGCAGCGATAAGGATAGTCTCTGTACTACAATTCTATCTCATATAGACCAAACTCCTGTTTTAATTCCTGCCTCGATTACTGCTGTTATAGCAGTGTTCGGTATAATGCTAACTGTAATATCCTTAAGATCTAGTTATAAACTAGCTAGAACTAAAAACTCTTTAGACTTTGAAAAAGCAATTGAAGACTCAACGCGTTATTCGAAATCTCATATAGAAATAGCCTCGTTCAAAAACCAAACTAACTTAGATGTTTCTGCTCTTAAAGCAATAGCAAACGATCCCAAATTAGATTATGAAGCTTATAAAGCAGCTACTAATATATTGAATTGGTGGGAAAGAGGAGCAAATGGAATTAAATGTAAAGCATATCGAGAAGATGTTTTATTTAAGGTTTATTGCTCAGAAGTTTTAAATATTTCTAATTACCTCATGCCTTTTATTGAACAAAGAAGAGATACTCGAAATAATCCTTATATATTTAAAGAATTTATCTGGCTAAATAAACGATGGAGTCGCAAACGGAGTAGGCAAAAAACCTTCAAACCAAGTAAAATCCTCACTGTTTTCATTATTGCTACATTAACATTTACATTTCTGTATATAACAAACACATAACAAGTTACTCAAACGGACGCTAAACAGTTGGCTAGCACTCGTTCCTCGTACATTTTAGCCAACAATTTCTCGCCGCTTAGTAAGGCGTTATATGCAATGGAACTTATGCGTAATATTTTGATTTTTAGTTTTCTTATCAATTTTAATTTATTCGCTTTTGAGCTTGTTAAATGCAGTGAGTCAGACATAGAATTCATCTTAAACAAACTGAATACCAGCAAACTAATTAAAGTTAACGAGTCAAACGCACAACTAACCTCAAAAAGTCACACTATGTGTAACCTTAATAATCCAATTATTCTGGACGGTTTAGCGTATTCGTTATATAAAAGTAAAAACAATGAGTTACAGTACATCACTGTTTACAATGGATTAGATGGCTCATCGAAAACATACGGGCCTTTTTTGTGGTAAATCACATATAACAAGTTGCTCAAACGGACGCATAACAGTTGGCTGCGCTTCGTTCCTCGCATTTTAGCCAACTATTTTGCGCCGCTTAGCAAGGCGTTATACGTAAAGGAGATTATGCAGATGGAATTGAATTCAATAGAAGATGTCAAAGCGCTTACTGAATACCGAAAAATTGAGCAGATTCAAAGTGTCGAGAAAAAAATCCATAAGCTCAGTTTTGTTCCCGCAACTATATCTGCAGTATTAATTCTTTGGGCTTTTTGGGCTACTTGGGTTGGTAGTATTTGGTCACCAATGAATATTGTTCTCGTTGCTATAGCAATAGCGAGTGTTGGTCATGCTAATGTTCAGCGTACTGATTTGTTAAAGCAATTATTTGAGTTAAAGTACGGTAAGTAGTTTACGTATAACAAGTTGCTCAAACGGACGCTGATCTTCCTCCGATAAAACAGTTGGCTTTTAATTAGGCGTTATAGTTTTCTAGAGTGCGGGGTTAACATCCATACTTTTATGTAATATACGCACTATAAGGATTTGATTGTCTTTGTGCTCTTTGTAATAAATCACATGACTAGCTTGTGGGTATTTGCTGTAACCTTCTCTAATGTAATCGCAATTCATACCTAACTCGGGTTCAGAGGCTAACAACTTAAATGTAGTATCTAATACCTTTAGGTAGTCGTTTCGCTGAGATACTCCCCAAGTTATTTGGGTATATTTAGCTATTTTAATTAAGTCTGTTTTGGCTTCAGAAGATAATACAAACTTATTCATTTCTTAACTAGACCTATCATGGTTATCTTTATCTAATTCAGTCAATAAGCTTTCATAGCTGTATTCGGCAACGCCACTCTGTTCGCCTTGGATTAACATATTACGTAAATTTAAAAGCTTAGCTTCTTGATCTTCCAAGGCTCTTAATCCAGCTCTAATAATTTCACTTGCTGAGCCATAGCGACCAGTGCTAAGTTGTTGGTTTATAAACTGATCAAAATGATCGCCTAGTGTTACGCTTGTGTTTTTAGCCATAATATAAAACCTCATAAGTACCAATATATAATACATTATGGTATAAAAAATATAACAAGTCACTCCAAAGGACAAATAACAGTTGGTTTTTGCTCCTTCGGCGCTTATTAGCTAATGTATTCTATGTGGCATTAGTTAGCGTTAAGATATTAAATTTTAACGACAGCAATGAGCTAAAAACAGCTCCACAAGTGAGCAGAAAATTTGGCTAATATTACCCTAAATATGCTCCTGAATTTGCAAAGGCTTAATCTCCGCTTATGCCTATAAGTTGACCTAAAGAATAACCAGTAGCTACCGCCTAGGAGTCACGATTCAAAAATTCTCATCAGTTGTGAAGCTCCTCAAAAGTGCTAATAACATTAGAGATAGCTACTTTATGGTATGGAGAATTACTTTATAGATGATTACTTTATAGATTTATAGATGATTACCTTATAAATCATTATCGTACAAATAAAACCCGCGCCATTTTTATTCAAGCAGAAGCAACTGAACCACGGCTCAGTTGCTTAACCATATAATATTTACAACCAGTTTTAGGATAGCCTTGCTGTGTCCATTGCACTTGATAACCATGCTTTTCATAGAAAGGCATGGCCTGAAAATTCAAGGTATCGAGCAAGGCTTTATCACAACCTCGAGCGAGTGCAGCCTGCTCTATTTGGTGTAATATTTTACTGCCTACTTGTTGGCCTCGTAACGTTTCGCAGACCCACAAAGTATTAATCATTAGCCAATCACCAAAGGTTCTGCCTGCAGCGCCGGCAATAACAAGCCCATTTTCATCGTTTAACTTCACCGCGATAGCTTTACGTTCACTAACTTCCCAGCGCGCCCAATTAAATTCAGCAATTTTTTCATCTAAAAATGCGATCAGCTCGCTATCGGGGTTTTCAATCACTTCAATGTTCAACGCTGCATTCCCATCAATTATTTCACCTGTGGTATTGGCCAATACCCATGCCTTCCGGCATATTGCTATAAACTATTTAATAACATCAGCTCTTTTGGATGTGGTTTCATATAGTAAGAGTCGGTAATGTACTCGTTCGGGAAACGTCTAAAATGATGACGCAACAAAGTTATTGGTACAATCAATGGCAGTAAACCATTACGGTATTGATCAATAATATCAACCAATTCTGCTTTATCATCGGCACTGATATAACTTTTTAAATAGCCTTGAAGATGCTGCAAAGTATTAACGTGGCCTTTACGACTCGCTCTTAACTTTAATATCACCATCATTTTACTTAAGTATTGCTTCAATACTTCGCCAGGCTCTTGGCCATGTGCTTGAGCTAACCAGTGACCTAGCTCTTTCGCCAAAGATTGGCTATGGCTCATAAAAATATACTTATGCTGAGCATGAAAACTATTAAGGTTTTTCAATGAAAATTCTTCAGCAAACAATGCTTGCCAACGTGCGTAGATGAACACGCGTTGAATGAAGTTTTCTCGTAATATTGCATCACCTAATCGACCTTCTTCTTCAACGGGTAAATCGGGAAAATTTTCCATTAATTTTTGCGCATAGATGCCAACACCTATACGATCCGGCATATCACCTTTATATAATCGTACACGCTCCATACCGCAACTAGGTGAGTCTTTCTTTAATATGTAACCACTGAGGCTTTGTTGCCACGACTGTTGCGCCTGAGCACAATCTTTGAGTCGTTCGGTGACATCTAAATCTGGATTTTTTGAACCGACACAATGCACTTTTTCATCTAGCAGCACTAATCGAATGGTTTCACGCGGAATACCCAGACCAATATCGACCTCTGGGCAAAAAGGAATAAAATCAAAATACTCGCTGAGGGTATTACTAATATAAGAATTATTCTTATGCCCAGAGTCGAATCGCACTTTATGACCTAATAAACAGCTACTAATGCCTATTGATATCTTGTTATTCATACTCTTTCCCTAATGACTGATTTTGTTTTATCTCTTGATCTCAGTATAACCAAAAGTGCCATTAAGGTAGTAATTTAAATAGTATTTTAGAGAAGTTAATCCCTACTTTCATACCTTGCTTTCCACTCAATAAAATTTGAGGTACTCGGTATGAACATAAAAAAACCCGGATAAATCCGGGTTTTGTTTAAATAAACGTTCAATAAAGCCTATTTTTCAAAATAGAATTTATCGCGTTTATTATCGTAATTACCGACTTCATTCATGGTTTCGGCGTTATACAAACGGCCATTAATCATAGTGTAAGTAACTCGGTCAGATAAACGAATATTTTCGCTTACATCACCGTCAATCACTAAAATATCAGCAAGCTTTCCGACTTTTAATGAACCTAACTGGCTGTCTAGTCCTAAGGTATGCGCAGAAGACATGGTTGCTGTGCGAATAGCTTCCAATGGCGACATGCCACCTTGCGCCATCATCCACATTTCCCAATGCATCGCTAAACCTTCACGTTGGCCGTGACCACCAGCGTTAACCACAACACCTAAGTCTTGTAGCTCTTTTGCGACTTTAGCAACATTGAGATGGTTGTAATGATTATGTGGCGCTTTAGTACGACGCATTGAACGCGGGTCTAAAAACTCACTTGGGACATACTTACTCAAACGCGGGTGCTTCCAAACATCGGTAGTGTCATACCAAAAGTGTTCACCTGAAATACCGCCGTAAGCTACACCCATTGTTGGTGTGTAAGCCATTTCAGATTGTGACCATAATTGCTTAATGTCATCATAAATTTTCGCAGTTGAAATGGAATGCTCTAACGTTGTATGACCATCAATAATCATAGATAAGTTATGTTGCAGTAATGAACCACCTTCTGGCACCACTAATATTTCGGCTTCGCGCGCAGCTTGTATCATCTGTTGACGTTGATTACGACGCGGTTGGTTATAGCTTTTAACACTAAACACGCCGGCTTTTTTCAAACGTTCAATATGGAATTTAGCATCGTCTAAGCTATCGACATGCGAGGTGTAACCCGCAACTGTAGCACCGTATAAAATACTACCGGTTGAGAATAATCTCGGCGCAACAATATCACCGGCTTTTTGCATTTCGCTAGCAGCAAAAAATTCAGTGGTATCATTCGATGGATCGTGAATAGTGGTTACCCCGAGCGATAAGCCAGCATAATTTTTCCAGTTTTGCTGTGGAATAATTTCATTGCTGCCTTGTGGGCCATGAGCATGGGCATCAATTAAGCCCGGCATAATTGATTTGCCAGTAACGTCAATCACCTTAGCATTGGACGGAATATCCACTTGTCCTTGCTGACCAACAGCAATAATTTTATTGCCTTCAACCACAACTACGCCATTTTCAATGACTTGATCACCTTCCATGGTAATAACTTTACCACCAACAAAAGCAACGCGGCCTGAAGGCTTATCGGTTTTCTCTTTATAGCCTAAGTAGGTTTGAAGCGGCGCAGATATTGACGCGTCTTTTGCCTGCTCTGCACTGCTATCAGCATCAGCATCAGCTTTAGCAACAACCTTTTTCTCTGTTATATCAAATAAACCACTGACACTCGCTTGATAAAGATCAGGGCCTAAACTCCAATACAGTTCATTAGAGTCGCCATTCCAGTTAATACCTTCGCCGGCACGTACTGATAATTTTTTCACTGGTAGGTTTTTCGCTGAAGGGCCAATATCGATCACATCGCCACGTTCAACAAACGGTGTAACAAAGACTTTAAAGCGCTCTGCAAACGCTAAATATTTACCATCAGGTGAGACTTTATATTCAGTAGCAAACTTGCCTTGATAAAGCGCTTGTTCTTTATCAGCTATTGATGAGTTATCTAAACTAATTTTCATTAGTTGTGGCGTTTCACCATTACGTAAAACGTAAATACGATCGTTTTTAGCACCAAAATGCGGTAATTCGCCTGACTCAGTTACCAGTTTTGCACTACCATTCTTAACCTTAGTGGTATAAATACCAGGATTTAAACCCCACGTTGGATCGGTAATATAGCCGCCTGAAGCTTTACGATATACCACGGTTTTACCGTCTGGTGAAAAGCTAGGCTCAACATATTTACCGGGTTCGTTGGTCACTACACGACTTTTACCGCCACGAGTAGAAACAATGCGAATTTCGCCAAGTTTTTGATCATCCCAAGTACTGTAAACTACGTATTTGCCATCACGAGAAAAGCTAGGGTTCAATTCAAAATGAGATTTTTGTTTCGTTAAGCGTTTAGCTTTACCTTTTACTTTACCGTCAGCAATGGTGCGTACATAAATATGGCCCATTGATTCGTAAACCACTTTTCGACCGTCTGGTGATACTTCGACATCACGCAACATTTTCACATCAAAGTTATCTTGGTCTACATCTTGTTGAAAGCGCAACGCGGTTTGGATTTTCTTCTCGGTTTTCACATGAAAAGGGATTATCGAGGTTTTTTTACTTTCAAGGTCGAGTTTATTGATTTGACCACCCGACCAGAACACCATGCCTTCGCTGTTTGGCAACCAAGCCATATTCGGATAAACACCATGAATTGCCCAAGTTTCTTGCATATCTCGGTCTAAGTTTTCAAAAACTAGGGTTTCTTTACCGCTTTTTAGATCATACAAGTATAAATTTGACTGGAAGTCATCACGACTAATATAGGCTAAGAACTTACCATCTGGCGACGGCACAGGTCGTATAGCACCACCCTTACCTGAAACAACGACTTTAATGTCACCGGTAGCAAGCTCAAGACGTTTAATTTTATAAATGCCTTTTTCAGAATCTTTACTGTAGTGGAAGGTTTTACCCGGCGTTGCATCTTGTGAGAAATAAACATATTTTCCGTCATGCGAAAACGCCGGTTCGCCTAAATCTTTTTGCTCATTAGGACGCTTGGTTAACATCACACCATTGCCACCACTTTTGTGGTACATCCATACTTCGCCAGCACCTAAAGAGCGAGAACCAGTAAAATGCTTACGACCCACAATATAATTACCGTCAGGTGACCATGCTGGGCTATTTAATAAACGAAAAGTTTCACTACTTACCGCTTTACCTGCACTACCATCCGCTTTCATAATCCATAGGTTATCACCACCATCTTCATCAGACGTAAAAGCAATATACTTACCATCAGGGCTAAAGCGTGGTTGCATTTGCCAAGCGATATCAGTCATTAAGGCTTTGGCTTCACCACCTTCAATCGGAAGTGTGTAAATATCTCCCAACAAATCAAATACTAAGGTTTTACCATCAGGGCTAAGATCAACATTCATCCAAGTACCTTGGCGAACATCAATTTTTGCGCTAGTAAATTCGCCTTGCGGATTATTTACCGACCATTTTTCAGTTTTGCTTGCCTCTGGTGTTTCAGCAAAGGTAGATTGTGTTGTCCCTAATACGAGTGCAACACTCAAAGCAAGTGAGGAGATTTTAGACCTAAGTTTAGACATTATATTTAACCTAATCAGCTATATAATATCCATTGAATGGATAACGGCTCAGCAAGTATTCCGTTATTTCAACAGATATAAATTATTGTTATACCTGCTACTACAACACATCAGCCTGAAAAACTTAAGCCTAATGCGACAAATGGCGACTATTCACCGTTCAGCTTCAATTGTTAATACCTTGTAAATATTAAAAAATAATACTTAAAAATGAGTTAAAAAATAGACAATCATTTATTTTTCAGTATGGTAGATAACACAAATAACAAAAACAAGGATGAATTTTTATGGAAAGATTAAAAGAAGCGCAAGCAAATTTAATAACTACCTATTCACTTTACAATGCAGCCAGTGAAAAAAAATTACCCGATATTGATGTAGATGATAGCGAGACCTTGAAAAAATTATTAGGCGTCATTCAAAATCGTGAAGCGATTGCTTACGTGCAAAAAATCAAAAAGAGCATTCCTACAGAGGTCACTGAACTAAAACGTTTACTTGCCGATGTTCTGTTGTTACTTGACGGCGTTGATATCAAAATTCTCAAGGCAAAAAATAAAGTACCAGCAAACGCTGATTAAAAAATGCTCGTCGTTGGCACCTGCTAGATAAAGATTAATAAGTTTTTGATGACTGATTAATCTTTATTTAATACTTATTGATAGGACTTACTAATACGTCCTATCAATCAGCAGTTGCGTCGCTAGTTGGTTTTATTTCCCTTATTTGGAAATGCTTGATAACCCCAGCGCGGCATAATGGTTTGCGCGATATTTAAATGATCGAGTAAACGCCCGACCATAAAATCAATCAGATCATTGATCGACTCAGGTTGATGATAAAAACCCGGTGCTGCCGGCATAATAGTAACGCCAATTTGCGAGAGCGACAGCATGTTCTGCAAGTGAATAGTTGAAAATGGTGTTTCACGCGGCACTAAAATTAATTGCCCTCGCTCTTTAATCACCACATCAGCCGCACGCTCAATTAAATTATCACTCATACCCTGGCTAATAGCCGCCAACGTACCGGTAGAACATGGACAAACCACCATAGTTTTTGGCGCTGCTGAGCCTGATGCAACAGGAGAAAACCACTGTTCTTTACCAAAAACGATAATTTGTTCCGGCTTAGCATTGAAGTGTTCGGTAAAAAATTGACTGGCAGCATCGGGTGAGCTTGGTAACTTCAAACCGACTTCAGTATCAAACACCACACGAGCAGCACTCGAGCACAATAAATACACTTGGTAATTGGCAGCCACTAAGCACTCTAATAACCGCAGCGCGTAAGCCGAGCCAGAAGCACCGGTGATCGCTAAGGTTATTTTTTTCTCAAACTCACTGCTGTTATTAATTTTTGTTGCTTGATTTTGCACACGTACACCTTAATGAATGAAGCCAAACTTACTTTTACTGTCTATATTATACTGGTTGCACCAACAAATTGATCACCCGCTTAACGCTTTGGCTAACCCACAAGGCCTTAAAGCAGATCGCTAGGTAGTTTTATTGCGACGACAATGCCGATAATAGCTTTTCATGAATGCCACCAAAGCCACCGTTGCTCATTACCACTAAGGTATCGCCCGCTTGAGTTTTAGCAACAATATCATGCACCATGGCTGTAATATCTTGGCCGATAAAGCAAGGTTGCTGACAATCAGCAACTAAAGCATCAACCGACCATTGAACTTGTTCACCTTGATAAACAAAAACCATATCTGCGTCAGCTAACGATTTTGCCAAGGTGTCTTTGTGCACACCTGACTTCATGGTATTTGATCTAGGCTCAAGGATCGCAATGACTCTTTTATTGCCAACATTTGCTCGTACACCGGCTAATGTTTTGGCAATTGCAGTAGGGTGATGGGCAAAATCATCAAAAACTCGCACTTGATTGACTTCACCTTTTAGCTCTAGCCGACGTTTAGTATTAATAAACGTTGCTAACGCTTCAATAGCCACTGCTGTTGGCACGCCAGCATGACGTGCTGCTGCAATAGCCATTAAGCCGTTATCGATATTAAAGTCACCAATCAAAGCCCAGTTCACCTGCCCTTGCACTTCACCTTGGAAACTGACGATAAATTCACTGCCATCGGCAATGCATTTATCGGCATGCCAACCCAACAGCTTGTTTTCGTTGTCGACACTGTATTCGGTTGGAGTCCAACAGCCCATAGCGAGTGTTTCATTGATGGCCAGCTCATTTTTAGGCGACAGTACTAAACCATTACTTGGCACCATACGAATAAGATGATGAAACTGGCGTTGAATATCACTCAGATCATGAAAAATATCTGCATGATCAAACTCCATATTGTTGATAACTAAAGTATTAGGACGGTAATGAACAAATTTGGAACGTTTATCGAAAAAAGCCGTGTCATATTCGTCCGCTTCAATAACAAAAAACGGTGCATTACCTAAGCGGGCTGAACAATCAAAATTTTGCGGTACACCACCGATTAAAAAACCCGGTTCCATCCCTGCATATTGTAATATCCAGGTTAACATTGAACTGGTGGTGGTTTTTCCGTGTGTACCAGAAACAGCTAGCACCCAACGGTCTTTCAACACATGTTC is from Colwellia sp. Arc7-635 and encodes:
- a CDS encoding transposase, with amino-acid sequence MKAYNVNDFAALIGIDWADKKHDICEHPVDSEKYHYSIIKSKAEALHEWAMNLKKRYPNQQIAVVCELKKGPLIYALAKYSHLTLFTINPSTVAKYRKAFTPSGAKDDPSDALIQVEILTLHMDKLSVIEPESAAMRSLTQLVEYRRNLVQDSVDLSNKITASLKNYYPQALEWFKEKDTFIFCDFISKWPSLAHAKRAKKQTLLDFFNSHNSHYAHVNEARILGIKSAMELTEDTGVIEPNQLLVGVLIAQFKVLLKGIQSLNKVIKKAYKAQDDNVIFDSLPGAGQQFSPRLLVAFGSKRDRYNDASELQKYAGIAPVIERSGKKMWTHWRYSCPTFLRQTFVEWAGFSIRYSFWAKAYYEQQKSKGKPHNSIIRSLAFKWIRIVFRCWKTNTPYDESKYLEALKRRGSPLLKFAINS
- a CDS encoding IS110 family transposase, with protein sequence MSKHNIVFIGLDTHKVSTEVAHIEDQRGAKTVHQGKIKTTKAAITKLASQYQSKYPNATLHFVYEAGPCGYWIYRLLTSLGHCCYVVAPSLIPKKPGDKVKTDKRDAMKLAKLLKSEDLTPIYVPEPEDEAIRDLSRARETAMKDLKDAKYQLKGLFLRNNISTKVKDNWSNQHLRWLTELVLPHPSQQIVLQEMIQTITERIKRVERLVNELAHQAKLWRYYPVVQALQAMRGIRFLVAVGTIAELGDLRRFDHPRKLMAYLGLVPKENSSGDNRKQGAITKCGNGRARRLLIEGAQTYKHNANVSTELQKRQETLPKVVIDIAWKAQLRLCRRYKRLMQRGKHRNIVVAAIAREMLAYIWAISREVILVPVDPSTRISRVPA
- a CDS encoding DUF4760 domain-containing protein, which produces MLNCSDKDSLCTTILSHIDQTPVLIPASITAVIAVFGIMLTVISLRSSYKLARTKNSLDFEKAIEDSTRYSKSHIEIASFKNQTNLDVSALKAIANDPKLDYEAYKAATNILNWWERGANGIKCKAYREDVLFKVYCSEVLNISNYLMPFIEQRRDTRNNPYIFKEFIWLNKRWSRKRSRQKTFKPSKILTVFIIATLTFTFLYITNT
- a CDS encoding type II toxin-antitoxin system RelE/ParE family toxin gives rise to the protein MNKFVLSSEAKTDLIKIAKYTQITWGVSQRNDYLKVLDTTFKLLASEPELGMNCDYIREGYSKYPQASHVIYYKEHKDNQILIVRILHKSMDVNPAL
- a CDS encoding type II toxin-antitoxin system ParD family antitoxin, which translates into the protein MAKNTSVTLGDHFDQFINQQLSTGRYGSASEIIRAGLRALEDQEAKLLNLRNMLIQGEQSGVAEYSYESLLTELDKDNHDRSS
- a CDS encoding GNAT family N-acetyltransferase, with protein sequence MNIEVIENPDSELIAFLDEKIAEFNWARWEVSERKAIAVKLNDENGLVIAGAAGRTFGDWLMINTLWVCETLRGQQVGSKILHQIEQAALARGCDKALLDTLNFQAMPFYEKHGYQVQWTQQGYPKTGCKYYMVKQLSRGSVASA
- a CDS encoding DUF523 and DUF1722 domain-containing protein, whose product is MNNKISIGISSCLLGHKVRFDSGHKNNSYISNTLSEYFDFIPFCPEVDIGLGIPRETIRLVLLDEKVHCVGSKNPDLDVTERLKDCAQAQQSWQQSLSGYILKKDSPSCGMERVRLYKGDMPDRIGVGIYAQKLMENFPDLPVEEEGRLGDAILRENFIQRVFIYARWQALFAEEFSLKNLNSFHAQHKYIFMSHSQSLAKELGHWLAQAHGQEPGEVLKQYLSKMMVILKLRASRKGHVNTLQHLQGYLKSYISADDKAELVDIIDQYRNGLLPLIVPITLLRHHFRRFPNEYITDSYYMKPHPKELMLLNSL